The Peromyscus eremicus chromosome 16_21, PerEre_H2_v1, whole genome shotgun sequence genome includes the window CACAGGCAGCTGagtctctgttgtggaatattattttttaactatgtaaagatgtgttatgtttgtttatgttgtatttgtttaattatgtaaagatgtgttgctgtttctgtAGTGAGAGTTTCTGCAGAACTCTGCAGCTGGTTTGATTCTGGAGTGTTAGCACCAGCTTTGATCTGCCTTTTCTGACTGCTACCTTTGGTGTAGGGTTCCTTAGGCTTGAGGTATGTAAATCTTACCGTGCGTTTCCTGAAGGTTCAAAGCCTATGCAGAAGTTGGTTGTGGGAGGAAAACTGAGATGTCCTGGGACTGGGAATTGCTTTGCCATTTGCCTCTTAGATAAGAGCTTTTGGTATATGGAAATTGACTTGCTAAAGATGTAAATTGTATAACCATAAAAATCCTTTTTGCAAAACTACAGTTGGTCAGTTGGCCAGAGGCTGACTCCCCTGCGGCCACGAATGCTAAAATTCATCCTAGAGTGACCATTTCTTCCACGGACCCACATGAATTGAACACCAGACACAACATGTCTCACCTTGCCttcctaaggtacctgattggtctataaaagctgaacagccaatagctaggcagaggggGGATGGGCGGGGCTGGgggcagagaaaagagaaaagaggaagacaagaagggggaggaggacaggacagccaggcagccacccagttacccagccagccatggaggaagcagaaaagtaagatgtagatgtaaccaaccgtcttattaaataagaaacatagagccgattcagagaagaaagccaagaggtcagaactaagagccttacccttcctgcttcagccaagagagttctccaaaaaaggggcctacttcctgtgtgtatgtctttaaatagtctttctgttctgccttctcattggttgtaaacccaaacatgtaactgcctcatcactgtctgttgtacagccctccaggtcctctatggtattgagattaaaggcgtgtgtctccaatgttggctgtatccttgaacacacagagatctacctagctctgcctactaagtgctaggattaaaggcatgcaccaccaccgccacgctcttgctatggctctaatagctttgacccccaggcaactttatttattaacatacaattaaaatcacatttcagtacaagtaaaataccaccacagtaaggcacactgaaggaaggagagaatggtATAAAGCCCTGAGGAAAaacataaatgaagagaaacaggttcacTTAACTTGGAAAAGCTGGCTAGAGGTAAGtttaagctaaggccaggcattcataactaataataagtctctctgtcatgatttgggagctggttggaggTCTGAAAGAAAGTCAGCTgcttgtctctgtgagttcaaggccagcctggtctacaaagtttcaggatagccagagctgtggATACaggccttgtcttaaaaaaaaaaaaaaaaaaaaaaaaaaaagacaagaaaagaaaaatactagaaGAGTCCCCCAGATCAGACTCACTTAGTTCTCTCCTcaaccttcctctccctccttctgaaAAAAAGGATTCCCTGGATCTTCTAGATGAAAAGTCACTTCTGGGAATACGATGTCAACGACAAACAGGTTGGGATACAGTGGAGAAATGGTTTCTCTTTAAAACAGGAGCCTGGCCTGCAAGCACAGACTCCAACAGAGACCAAGCTCCTGTGTTCACCTGCAGGGGGCAGCTCGCATTGCCAAGCCTGATGCTCAGGAATCTCATCTgtaaattgagatttttttcttttcactcagGATCGTGTCTTCACAGCCTGGTGCTTACACTCAGACTCCCAGTGTTTCTTCCCAGATGATCATCTGTAGCTCCAGGTGGTTGTGTTTTACACGGATCTTTATTCCATAGTCCTGAGATGTCTGTGGACCTGGTCTTTGTCTCAGCACAGTAGACCCCCTTCTCCACTGGGAAGAGACCCCGGTGGAGACCAAGTACAGCAGGGCAGTGATTTACACTCTACAGGTCTACACGCCACGGTTCCCTGTGTCTACACACTGCCATGGTACAGTTGCTTCAGTGAATAAATCACAGTAAGAGAGGAACTGTAACTAATAATAAAGCAGAATAATGATGGTGTGGTGGAAGTTACATAACCTGTgacctctcattctctctctgacCTTCGCTCACACTTTATGAGCCGATGAAATGAGGGAGATGAATGTCACAGGTCTGTGGAACACCGGATCTGATAACTGAGTTGGCTCCTGAGTTCCTCAGGCCTGTGCAGGGTGGACACTGGGCAGAAGGTGATTTTCATGGCAGAGGTACACACTGGGGATTCTAGGTTTCATCCCTGTTCAGTAGTGtggagaaaaattaaatttataaatctTTCCTCTCTGTGGATTTTGAGTTGGTGTCTTCAAATCCCAGCCACACATAACAGAAGTAGAAAGTGAAAGCAGAGGTGAGTAGAGACTCCAGCACGGAGAGAGTCACATATAACACTGTGTGTCAAAAGTGCTTGACCAGAGCTGTGAAAACTCCAGTCACCTCCCGATGACGGTGTCCACGGCAGCCCCACACCGTCACCAGGACTCCGACAGCACCTGTTTCCGTGAACATTCATTTAAAGTGCTGTGTGTATTTATCTGGACACTTCGTGCTCTTAGATTTCATCCTGACTAACCTGAGGAGCAGTTGTCCTTAGGCGGctcagagacaccatgacaaacagcGCTCCGTCCCGCAGCACAGGGTTCAGCAAAGTCTCAGTCCCCAGGCGGTGAGGTCTGGGGTGGGAGCCCAGGGCTGGGGATCCCCAGGTCCCCAGtttcacttctccagctcctgacCTGGGTCGAGTCCTTCTGCCCGGACACTGATGACGCGTTTCCTCTTCTCACCCCCATTGGGTGTCGAGATCGCGGAGAACCAATCAGCGTCGCCGCGGTCACGGGTTATAAAGTCCACGCAGCCCGCGGAACTCAGACGCCCCAGATCCGAGATGGGGGCGATGGCTCCGTGCgcgctgctcctgctgctggcgGCCGCCCTGGCCCCGACCCGGACCCGCGCGGGTGAGTGCGGGGTCGGGAGGGAAACGACTCTGCGGGGAGGGCGGGGGCGGCCCCGGGGAAGCCGCGTCCCCGCGTCGCCCGGCCAGACCCTCCCGCCCTTCTCCACCGCGTCCCGAGCCCCGCGCCCTGCTCCCCTCCCGGCCCGCGCACCCGCCCTGGGTCCGGGAGGAGGGTCGGGGTCTCACCGCGCGCCGCCCCCAGGCTCGCACTCGCTGCGGTATTTCGACACCATCGTGTCCCGGCCCGGCCTCGGGGAGCCCCAGTTCATCATCGTCGGCTACGTGGACGACACGCAGTTCGTGCGCTTCGACAGCGACGCGGAGACTCGGAGAGTGGAGCCGCGGGCGCCGTGGATGGAGCGGGAGGGGCCGGAGTATTGGGAGGAGCAGACACGGAGAGTCAAGGGCACCGAGCAGAACTACCGAGTGAGCCTGAGGACCGCGCTCCGCTACTACAACCAGAGCGAGGGCGGTGAGTGACGCGGGTCGGAGGTCACGACCCCTCCACGTCCCTACGTCCGGGCCGGAGTCGCCCCGGGTCCCGGGTCCGAGGTTCGGGAGGAGAGTCGGGGACCGGACCCGGTTTCCCTTTCGGTTTAGAGGAGTCCGCGGGTGGGCGGGGCTGACCGCGGGTGGGCGGGGCCGCGGTGCGGGTGGGCGGGGCTGACCGCGGGGTCCTGCAGGCTCTCACACCATCCAGAGTATGTACGGCTGTGACGTGGGGTCGGACGGGCGCCTCCTCCGCGGGTACAGTCAGTACGCCTACGACGGCCGCGATTACATCGCCCTGAACGACGACCTGACGACGTGGACGGCGGCGGACACGGCGGCGCAGATCACCCGGCGCAAGTGGGAGCAGGCTGGTGAGGCAGAGGGACACAGGGCCTACCTGGAGGGCGAGTGCGTGGAGTGGCTGCGCAGATACCTGGAGATCGGGAAGGACACGCTGCAGCGCACAGGTGCAGGGCTGCAGtcagctcctccctctgcctcggGCTGGGCTCATCCTGAGGAAGAAGAAACCCCTCAGCTGGGTCATGCCCCTGTCTCAGGGCAGACAGTGTCCCTGGGTCTCCTGATCCAGCATGGCAGGGACCGCACTGACCCCCAGGCTCAGCCTTCTCCCTGGACAGTTGCAAATCTGtctcaggaggaggagaggagatccCGACATCACCACAGTGGCTCCTGCAGTCTGCAGGCGCTGTCAGCCATGGCCTCTCCCAGGCCGGGGTCTCTGCCCACACCAGGGTCTGTGGAAACTGAGTCCTGTCATCTGAGTGTGTCAGCATTACACGTCAGGACCGGAAGTCTCCTTTACCTGATGGGAGATATGGACGCCCCTACCCTAGGCTGGTTCCAcagtttctagaactttccaaaGATACGTTCTCCCAGATTCCTGTGGGTGAGGTTTGCATCCCTCACACATCAGTTCTATCTCTTCCTAAAATGGTCACGTGAGCACTTATGGATTATCCTGGACAAATACTAAATTgtggaagtctctctctctctctctctctctctctctctctctctctctctctctctgtctctctctttctctgtctctctctctctctgtctctctctctgtctctctctctctgtctctgtctgtctctctctctctgacattaTTTTGCTTTTAGTCAGTTTTTCTTCCTCACTGGGGTGATactgtttctctgtctcccccttTATTATCATCTGTATCCGTCTCCACAGGAGCCAGGGGGAACTGCTAATCTGGATAATTAGACAAGTCAGTGTTTCCTTTAAACTAGAAAGGTTCCTGTGAGCTTAGACTGTTTTCTGCCATATTGACATCCAGTGCCTCCTGCTCTCCCTCGGCCCCAACAAGTCACAGTGTTGTCCCAGTGGATTAGGAATTGAACTTCctcagagacagggtcttctgcAGCTCCAGGACAGGAGTGACAGGGACGATCCACACACCCCTGTGAGCACCGCTGTGTCCCAGGGAGTGCTGTACTGGGCTCCACAGCACACTTCCAGGGGTCCTGGTGACAATGCCTTGTATCTTGTCCCCAGAGGCGGGGCATGGGGAGTCATTTTCTCTGGCTGAGTGTCAGAGGTTCACCACCTTTCTGCTGCACATCTTGGTGATGGCTGTTCACTTGGACAGACAGTTATGCTGGTCAGCAAGATGGCCACAGTGGTTGTGCCTCAATGGTGGCAGCAGGAGTTGGTGGCACCCTTCATGGAGCCCTTGTACCTGATTTTGATATGAATTAGTaacatatataaattaattattttccaTTCCTTCATTCTCTTACTACCTAACTAACGCTGTAGAACATCACATGAGGAAGACCATGCTGACCCGCTGGCTCATGTGGATTCCCTCTTAGCTACTGAGTCCCCCAGGACAATGTGCAGCTCTGTGATGAGGGGACCAGCTCTACCTGAGGTCACTAGTGTGATGACAGAATTGTCCAAACACAGTTTAGTGTCATCATTGGTTTAATTTGTCTTTGCAGATTTGCTTACCTTGTTAATTGTGGGATTTCTTAAATCTTCCACACAGATCCCCCAAAGGCACATGTGACCCATCACCCCATACTGAAAGGAGAAGGCACCCTGAGGTGCTGGGCCCTGGGCTTCTACCCTGCTGAGATCTCCGTGACCTGGCAGAGGGATGGGGAGGATCTGATTCAGGATATGGAGCTGGTGGAGACAAGGccttctggggatggaaccttcCAGACGTGGGCAGCTGTGGTGGTGCCttctggggaggaagagaaataCACATGCCATGTGCACCATGAGGGTCTGCCTGAGCCCCTCACCCTGAGATGGGGTAAGGAGGGTGTGGGTACAGAGCTGGGGTCAGGGGAAGCTGGAGCCTTCTGCAGACCCTGAGGTCAGGGCTGAGAGCTGGGGTCATGACCCCCAACTTcccttcctgtccttccctcccagAGCCTCCTCAGTCCACTGTCCCCATCACGGCAATCATTACTGTTCTGGCTCTCCTTGGAGCTGTGGCCATCATTGGAGCTGTGGTGGCTgttgtgaggaagaggaggagaaacacaggtaggaaagggcaggtctggTTCTCTCTCAGCCCCTTTTAGAAGTGTGCTCTGCCTCATTAATGAGAAACATCCACACCCCTCATTGTTCCTGTCTCTAACCTGGGTCTGCTGTCAGTTCTGGAACCTTCCTAGGGTCGGGGTCTTCCCTGGTCTCTCACAGCTTTTCTTCTCACAGGTGGAAAGAGAGGGAACTATGCTCCAGCTCCAGGTAAGTGTGGGGAGCGGGATTGTCCCTGAGGCCCTTGGGGTGAAGCTGGAGTTTTGGGGAGCTCTGCCAACCCATAATACCTCCTCCAGTGAAATCTTCCAGAGGCCATGTTTTCACCTTCCTGTGactatatataattttacccTAGGCAGGGACAGTGCCCAGAGCTCTGAAGTGTCTCTCCCAGACTGTAAAGGTGACACTCTGGGGACTGATTTGGGGAGGGGTAAAGTGGACATGATTGGGTTCAGGGACTCCCAGAATCACCTCCGAGTGAGTGGTGGGTTGTTGGGATGTTGTCTTCACAGTGATTGTTCATGACTCTTGTTTGTAGCGTGAAGACAGCTGCCCAGCCTGACAGAGTGACAGATGATGTGCTTAGGTCTCTCCTGTGACGTCCAGAGCCCCCCAGTTCACTCTCAGCAACAGTGTCTGATGTTCCCTGTCACCCTATGGGCTCAATGTGAAGAACTGGGGAGCCCAGCCCCCCTGCACACCAGGACCCTGTCCCTGCTGCCCTGTTCCCTTCCACAGCCAACCTTCCTGGTCCAGCAGACAGGAGGGGACATCTCCATCCTGTCACCTCCATGCTGCCCTGAGCTGCAGCCCCTGACTCCCCACTGAAAATAAGAATCTGAATGTGAACTTGGTTGTTCACGTCCTTGATCTGACAGGTTGATTGGCGGGTAAATTAAATGATTGAAATACTTAGAGCTTGTGGAGTAAATAAATGGCAGTGTGGAGAACCTTCCAGAATCtgtgttctttgtactgtgtgtatCTGGTGGACAAGATGAGGCTGTGGGAGCTGAGTGTGAACAGGACTGTGCCCAGGTGGAGCTCAGTCCATTGTTGGCTGTGACATGGTCACTCCTCAGCTCTctcacctggctctgttctcttcaTCACTTGAACCACATGCTGAGAGTCTGTGATCACAGGGACACTGGGATGACAGAGCCTTGTCCTGTCCCCAGGATTGtgagcagccagggctgctgtgacaggtcagcctgggctctgaCCTGGCCATGGCTCTTCACCCCGTCTTCTCTGcttatttcttgtctttttagTTTGTATGGAGGACTAGGCCTGTTCTTGTCCCTGTGAGTGGTGCCTGTCTCATTGTCCCTTGGGGTCCCTGAGTGACAACATTAAGATGTGTCTGTCCATCCTTGTCTCCCAAGGCCCAACTAGGTCCCTGACTCAGGAGACTGTGGACTGAGGGGATGAACTTCAGTCTCCTGAGCTTCTGCCTCCTTCCAGGACCCTCCCTGGAGGTTTTCTCCTTTCCCATCTTTCAGAATCTAACCCGGGATGTAGGATGGGCAGAGAGGAGGGATCCACAGGGTCTCATCTCAGATCTGACCTGTTGGATCTGTGTTCTGCCCAaggtcccctctccctccctggctCTGGGAATCCTGGTGCTGCCTCCAATTGAGGCACAAGGATTTACAGGCTGAGTCTACTTTAGATTTAAGTTTATTTAAAAGATATGATCCCAAGGACTGAAGAATTGGCTGAGGGgtggagagcacttgctgctcttgcagaggacctgggttcagatcccagcacctgcaACGTGACTCACACAATCCATAACTCCTGTTCCATGGCTTCCACTGCCCCTGTGGACACCAGATAGTCACATGGTACAAACACATACagccaagaaaaacactcaaacataaaaTTAATGAACCTTTTATAAACTAGATTGTTGGAACACCAGAGATGGAAATTACTTCACCCCTGCTCTAGTTCCGGCCCCTACAGTTTTCTCTTCTAGCTTTGTGACCTCCAATTGGAGCTCCAGGAGTTTAGCTGAGCTGTTTGAAGACCAAGAAGGTGACAATCTCTGTCATGATGCTGCCATCTTTGTCTTGTGAGGGATGGTGACTTCCAGTGCCTGGGACCCAGCAGACATTCAGAACCAATAAAtgtttgatgaatgaataaaaaaataaatagggtCATGGATCAAAGACAGAAAGGcaggtggagagggagggagggctttgCTGAGGGAAAGCTCAGGTGACCCTGACCTCAGTGTGGTGCTGCACTCCACACACCAGCATGTGGCCTGAGGTTGTGTTAATCAAGGGA containing:
- the LOC131926813 gene encoding H-2 class I histocompatibility antigen, L-D alpha chain-like, yielding MGAMAPCALLLLLAAALAPTRTRAGECGVGRETTLRGGRGRPRGSRVPASPGQTLPPFSTASRAPRPAPLPARAPALGPGGGSGSHRAPPPGSHSLRYFDTIVSRPGLGEPQFIIVGYVDDTQFVRFDSDAETRRVEPRAPWMEREGPEYWEEQTRRVKGTEQNYRVSLRTALRYYNQSEGGSHTIQSMYGCDVGSDGRLLRGYSQYAYDGRDYIALNDDLTTWTAADTAAQITRRKWEQAGEAEGHRAYLEGECVEWLRRYLEIGKDTLQRTDPPKAHVTHHPILKGEGTLRCWALGFYPAEISVTWQRDGEDLIQDMELVETRPSGDGTFQTWAAVVVPSGEEEKYTCHVHHEGLPEPLTLRWEPPQSTVPITAIITVLALLGAVAIIGAVVAVVRKRRRNTGGKRGNYAPAPGRDSAQSSEVSLPDCKA